In Paracoccaceae bacterium Fryx2, a single genomic region encodes these proteins:
- a CDS encoding IS110 family transposase: MKDTMIGVDLAKNVFQLHGASMTGEVKFRKKLTRPQFMAFMADHPAAVVVLEACGSASYWARELSKAGHEVKLIAPQYVKPFVKRQKNDAADAEAIVVAAQRPEMRFVPPKTEEQQARAVLFRARERLVHQRTELSNALRAVLYEYGHAVPQGSVHLKRIVEIIEAETCDLPDLAREEARDLLEQIAEKTVRIEAKTRKIAAQAALTPTARRLQTMPGVGPMTALAVEAFAPAMATFKCGRDFAAWLGLVPRQMSSGGKERLGRISKAGQSDIRRLLIIGAMSRLNWMGARSIREGSWLDRLRARKPKMLVAIALANKMARMIWAMLTKQEDYKDPVPAGAA, encoded by the coding sequence ATGAAAGATACAATGATCGGGGTGGATCTGGCAAAAAATGTTTTCCAGCTTCACGGGGCATCAATGACGGGCGAGGTCAAGTTTCGCAAGAAGCTGACGCGCCCGCAGTTCATGGCGTTTATGGCAGACCATCCGGCGGCGGTGGTTGTTTTGGAAGCCTGCGGCAGCGCCAGCTATTGGGCGCGAGAGCTTTCGAAGGCAGGCCATGAGGTCAAGCTGATCGCGCCACAATATGTGAAGCCCTTTGTTAAACGCCAGAAAAACGATGCTGCTGATGCCGAAGCGATCGTCGTCGCAGCGCAGCGCCCCGAAATGCGCTTTGTGCCGCCGAAGACTGAAGAGCAGCAGGCGCGGGCGGTACTGTTTCGGGCCCGCGAACGGCTGGTGCATCAGCGCACCGAGCTTTCGAATGCACTGCGCGCGGTGCTCTACGAATACGGCCATGCGGTGCCGCAGGGATCGGTGCATCTTAAACGCATTGTCGAAATCATCGAGGCCGAAACTTGCGATCTGCCAGATCTGGCGCGAGAAGAGGCGCGCGACCTGCTCGAACAGATTGCTGAGAAAACCGTACGCATTGAGGCCAAGACCCGCAAGATCGCGGCGCAGGCGGCGCTGACCCCGACTGCGCGCAGGCTGCAAACAATGCCGGGCGTCGGGCCGATGACCGCGCTGGCGGTTGAGGCTTTTGCGCCTGCGATGGCGACGTTCAAATGCGGTCGCGACTTCGCCGCCTGGCTTGGTCTAGTGCCAAGGCAGATGTCATCGGGGGGCAAAGAGCGGCTTGGGCGTATTTCCAAGGCCGGGCAGTCTGACATCCGGCGTCTGCTGATCATCGGCGCGATGTCGCGGCTGAACTGGATGGGGGCAAGATCCATTCGCGAGGGGTCGTGGCTCGACCGGCTGCGGGCGCGCAAGCCGAAGATGCTGGTGGCCATCGCGCTGGCCAACAAGATGGCGCGCATGATCTGGGCCATGCTGACGAAACAGGAAGATTACAAGGATCCGGTACCGGCTGGCGCTGCATGA